A portion of the Streptomyces platensis genome contains these proteins:
- a CDS encoding putative quinol monooxygenase gives MIFIVVKFPVKPEYAEEWPQHVASFTEATRAEPGNLWFEWSRSIEDPNTYVLVEAFKDDAAEAHVNSDHFRAAIEQMRPLLRRTPDIVSTTIEGADGWSAMGEITID, from the coding sequence ATGATCTTTATCGTCGTCAAGTTTCCCGTGAAGCCCGAGTACGCCGAGGAGTGGCCGCAGCACGTCGCCTCCTTCACCGAGGCCACCCGCGCCGAACCCGGCAACCTGTGGTTCGAATGGTCCCGCAGCATCGAGGACCCGAACACCTATGTCCTGGTCGAGGCATTCAAGGACGATGCCGCCGAAGCGCATGTCAATTCCGACCACTTCCGCGCCGCCATCGAGCAGATGCGCCCGCTGCTGCGCCGCACCCCCGACATTGTGAGCACCACCATCGAGGGCGCGGACGGCTGGAGCGCCATGGGTGAGATCACCATCGACTAA
- a CDS encoding S1 family peptidase: MTRHSYLRWPVLLSLMVLVGAGFAVLPAPTAQAVVGGQKTTTAAAPWAVAINLWRQTDTYPRSGQFCGGTLVTPTKVVTAAHCVVDEAPTDLGAVAGRTDLRRHEGRMRKVTKVWIHPRFGRHLENDVAVLTLDKPMPPQYTPLPIATAADTGLYRPGTGARVYGWGLLDYENRAANALRAAHLRVLPDRTCQRLNPGGDFDPTMHVCANNSVTGAHHAEGDSGGPLVAGGKLIGTVSWLANSDAATPTPGVYTRVAAFSREITKQLG; encoded by the coding sequence ATGACACGGCACAGCTACCTGCGATGGCCGGTTCTGCTGAGTCTCATGGTGCTCGTCGGGGCCGGTTTCGCCGTGCTGCCGGCACCCACCGCCCAGGCCGTCGTCGGCGGGCAGAAGACCACTACGGCGGCGGCACCCTGGGCCGTCGCGATCAATCTGTGGCGGCAGACCGACACTTACCCGCGCTCGGGGCAGTTCTGTGGCGGCACCCTCGTCACGCCGACGAAGGTCGTCACCGCCGCCCATTGCGTCGTGGACGAGGCGCCCACCGATCTGGGGGCGGTGGCCGGCCGTACCGACCTGCGTCGTCACGAGGGCCGGATGCGCAAGGTGACCAAGGTCTGGATCCATCCGCGGTTCGGCCGCCATCTGGAGAACGATGTCGCCGTCCTCACGCTCGACAAGCCGATGCCGCCGCAGTACACCCCGCTGCCGATAGCCACCGCCGCCGACACCGGGCTGTACCGCCCCGGCACCGGCGCACGGGTGTACGGCTGGGGCCTGCTGGATTACGAGAACCGTGCGGCGAACGCGCTCCGGGCGGCGCACCTGCGGGTGCTCCCCGACCGGACGTGCCAACGGCTCAACCCCGGGGGCGACTTCGATCCCACGATGCACGTCTGTGCCAATAATTCCGTCACCGGCGCCCATCATGCCGAGGGCGACAGTGGCGGCCCGCTCGTCGCCGGTGGCAAGCTGATCGGGACCGTCAGCTGGCTGGCCAACAGCGACGCCGCCACACCGACGCCGGGCGTCTACACCCGGGTCGCGGCCTTTTCCCGCGAGATCACCAAGCAGCTCGGGTGA
- a CDS encoding serine hydrolase domain-containing protein — protein sequence MSLSPLSRRAVVGAALSGAVVAATAGPAGAASRPGPAPSSALSSGGGPARRNPSAHAPVPVPPLNVPALRAALADLEHPELTAAQLRVSGSAGRWCGTEGVADRATGRAVHERDTFRIGSITKVFVATVVLQLAAERRLSPEQPVQRVLPGLLPSGFPPITVAQLLNHTSGLPDEQDPPYDPSSPEDIARHRYDRWTPEQLVAQVAHGPMKFAPGTKQEYRGINYVLLALLIERLTGCRYGEAIAHRILRPLDLRHTAVPGNDPRIHWPHVHGYLRMSDGSLLDITKFDQSAAWGEGEMISRTGDLDRFLTALFSGELLPPHELERMFTLPPDEVRMVDGTPARYAAGLQTFTVNGITLWGKTGERYGYSSAMFATRDQQRRVVFSFNPTRRDATQAQVSQRIAEALTKA from the coding sequence ATGAGCCTTTCTCCCTTGTCCCGCAGGGCAGTTGTGGGGGCCGCACTGTCCGGCGCGGTGGTCGCCGCCACGGCGGGCCCGGCCGGTGCCGCGTCCCGTCCGGGCCCGGCCCCGTCATCGGCCCTGTCGTCGGGCGGCGGCCCGGCCCGCCGGAACCCGTCCGCCCACGCCCCTGTCCCCGTCCCTCCGCTGAACGTGCCCGCGCTGCGGGCCGCCCTCGCCGATCTGGAGCATCCGGAGCTGACCGCGGCCCAGCTGCGGGTGAGTGGTTCGGCCGGGCGCTGGTGCGGCACCGAGGGCGTCGCCGACCGGGCCACCGGCCGCGCGGTCCATGAGCGGGACACCTTCCGGATCGGCAGCATCACCAAGGTGTTCGTGGCGACGGTGGTGCTCCAGCTCGCCGCCGAGCGCCGGCTGTCGCCGGAGCAGCCGGTTCAGCGTGTGCTGCCCGGTCTGCTGCCGTCGGGGTTCCCGCCGATCACGGTGGCACAGCTGCTGAACCACACCAGCGGGCTGCCCGACGAGCAGGACCCGCCCTACGACCCGTCCTCCCCGGAGGACATCGCCCGGCACCGCTACGACCGGTGGACGCCCGAGCAGCTCGTGGCGCAGGTGGCGCACGGCCCCATGAAGTTCGCCCCCGGCACCAAGCAGGAGTACCGGGGCATCAATTACGTCCTTCTGGCCCTGCTGATCGAGCGGCTGACGGGCTGCCGCTACGGCGAAGCGATCGCGCACCGCATCCTGCGCCCGCTGGACCTGCGGCACACCGCCGTGCCCGGCAACGACCCACGGATTCACTGGCCGCATGTGCACGGCTATCTGCGGATGTCGGACGGCTCCCTGCTGGACATCACCAAGTTCGACCAGTCGGCCGCCTGGGGAGAGGGCGAGATGATCTCCCGTACCGGCGATCTGGACCGCTTCCTCACCGCCCTGTTCTCGGGCGAACTCCTGCCGCCCCATGAGCTGGAGCGGATGTTCACCCTGCCCCCGGACGAGGTGCGCATGGTGGACGGCACTCCGGCCCGCTATGCCGCGGGCCTACAGACCTTCACGGTGAACGGCATCACCCTGTGGGGCAAGACCGGCGAACGGTACGGCTACAGCTCGGCCATGTTTGCCACCCGGGACCAACAGCGCCGCGTGGTCTTCTCGTTCAACCCGACCCGGCGCGACGCCACCCAGGCACAGGTCTCCCAGCGGATAGCCGAGGCCCTGACGAAGGCGTGA
- a CDS encoding trypsin-like serine peptidase: MSETSTSVIRRLRGRATGLAVAGTALVLAVPIPATAVAGPAPAASADPVSVLSYTAKERQEALAYWTPARIKAVGKSVDLGPTGPKAKPWRGTALKTVGRLFFVNANGADTWCTATAVKSANRSAVMTAAHCVRRGSSPFNTNIEMVFVPAYSKGKMPYGAFAVRTAVTPRNWENDSTDDLSTLVVDADKNGRKLTDVVGGQDIAFNRPVGGTISAFGYSATRPQLGEELLHCVGTAKEKSGVQAIPCDMSGGSSGGPWLADFNATTGKGTLVSVNSALDSLTPTEMQGEVLGVTAKKVYDRAQHG; this comes from the coding sequence GTGTCCGAGACATCCACTTCCGTGATCCGGCGCCTTCGTGGGCGGGCCACGGGACTCGCAGTGGCCGGTACGGCCCTCGTCCTCGCTGTCCCGATCCCGGCGACGGCCGTGGCCGGCCCGGCCCCTGCGGCCTCGGCCGACCCGGTCTCCGTCCTGTCGTACACGGCCAAGGAGCGCCAGGAAGCCCTCGCCTACTGGACGCCCGCCCGCATCAAGGCCGTCGGGAAGTCCGTGGACCTCGGTCCGACCGGGCCGAAGGCCAAGCCGTGGCGGGGCACCGCGCTGAAGACCGTGGGGCGGCTCTTCTTCGTCAACGCGAACGGCGCCGATACCTGGTGCACGGCCACTGCCGTCAAGAGCGCCAATCGCTCCGCCGTGATGACCGCCGCACACTGTGTGCGCCGGGGCTCCTCTCCCTTCAACACCAACATCGAGATGGTGTTCGTCCCGGCCTACAGCAAGGGCAAGATGCCCTACGGCGCGTTCGCGGTCCGCACCGCCGTCACCCCGCGCAACTGGGAGAACGACTCCACCGACGACCTGTCCACGCTGGTCGTCGACGCCGACAAGAACGGCCGCAAGCTCACCGACGTCGTGGGCGGCCAGGACATCGCCTTCAACCGCCCCGTTGGCGGCACCATCTCCGCGTTCGGCTACTCGGCCACCCGCCCGCAGCTCGGCGAGGAACTCCTCCACTGCGTCGGTACGGCCAAGGAGAAGAGCGGCGTACAGGCCATCCCCTGCGACATGAGCGGCGGCTCCAGCGGCGGGCCGTGGCTGGCCGACTTCAACGCCACTACTGGCAAGGGCACCCTGGTCTCGGTCAACAGTGCACTGGACTCCCTGACACCGACCGAGATGCAGGGAGAAGTGCTGGGAGTCACGGCCAAGAAGGTGTACGACCGGGCCCAGCACGGCTGA
- a CDS encoding CsbD family protein has product MGDKGGMDKMKGKAKQKAGKIMGDERLKGEGRADEAKGRAKEAMSDAKENARGMKDSMKGKSRS; this is encoded by the coding sequence ATGGGTGACAAGGGCGGCATGGACAAGATGAAGGGCAAGGCCAAGCAGAAGGCCGGCAAGATCATGGGCGACGAGCGGCTGAAGGGCGAGGGCCGCGCGGACGAGGCCAAGGGCAGGGCCAAGGAAGCGATGAGCGACGCCAAGGAGAACGCCCGCGGGATGAAGGACTCCATGAAGGGCAAGAGCCGCTCCTGA
- a CDS encoding 4-hydroxybenzoate 3-monooxygenase — MSSTAPRPVTRTRVVIIGAGPAGLTVANLLRTAGVDCVLLEAESREFIEQRPRAGFMEEWAVRALARHGLADRLLERAPTQGEFEFRFDGERHTMRTGELSGRRHYVYPQPLLVTDLVASYVDRAGGEVRFGVREVALHDIDSDRPAVSYTDPVTGDRHRIECDFIAGCDGARGVSRAAVPDGRAVLTRHDHGVAWLALLAEAPPSADGVIFGIHERGFGAHMARSDRVTRYYLQVAPGEDAGNWSHDRVWDELRARLAADGAPPLAEGPLIEKVVLDMHNYVVEPMVFGRLHLAGDAAHLVAPIAAKGMNLAINDALLLGDALIAHYEGDESGLAGYSEACLRRVWQYLEFSQWLSSVLHGASSGDRFQAGTARARLRRLLGSESAAKAFAGLYMGEEADL; from the coding sequence GTGTCCTCCACCGCCCCTCGCCCCGTCACACGCACCCGCGTCGTCATCATCGGCGCCGGTCCCGCCGGGCTCACCGTGGCGAATCTGCTGCGCACCGCCGGAGTCGACTGTGTGCTGCTGGAAGCGGAGAGCCGGGAGTTCATCGAGCAGCGGCCGCGGGCCGGGTTCATGGAGGAGTGGGCGGTGCGCGCACTGGCCCGGCACGGGCTGGCCGACCGGCTGCTCGAACGGGCCCCTACACAGGGCGAGTTCGAGTTCCGGTTCGACGGGGAGCGGCACACGATGCGGACCGGCGAGCTGTCGGGCCGCCGTCACTACGTCTATCCGCAGCCGCTCCTGGTCACCGACCTCGTGGCGTCGTACGTGGACCGGGCGGGCGGTGAGGTCCGCTTCGGGGTACGTGAGGTGGCACTGCACGACATCGACAGCGACCGGCCGGCGGTGTCGTACACCGATCCGGTGACCGGTGACCGGCACCGGATCGAGTGTGACTTCATCGCCGGCTGCGACGGCGCCCGCGGGGTGTCCCGGGCAGCCGTCCCCGACGGCCGGGCGGTCCTCACCCGCCATGACCACGGCGTCGCCTGGCTGGCGCTCCTCGCCGAGGCACCGCCGTCCGCGGACGGCGTGATCTTCGGCATCCACGAGCGCGGGTTCGGTGCCCATATGGCCCGCAGCGACCGGGTCACCCGCTACTACCTCCAGGTTGCGCCGGGTGAGGACGCCGGGAACTGGTCGCATGACCGGGTGTGGGACGAACTGCGCGCCCGGCTCGCCGCGGACGGCGCCCCGCCGCTCGCTGAAGGACCGCTGATCGAGAAGGTGGTCCTGGACATGCACAACTATGTGGTGGAGCCGATGGTATTCGGCCGCCTCCACCTGGCGGGTGACGCGGCGCATCTGGTCGCCCCGATCGCCGCGAAGGGCATGAACCTTGCGATCAATGACGCGCTGCTGCTCGGCGACGCGCTGATCGCGCACTACGAGGGCGACGAGAGCGGGCTTGCCGGATATTCGGAGGCGTGTCTGCGGCGGGTCTGGCAGTACCTGGAGTTCTCGCAGTGGCTGTCCTCTGTGCTGCACGGTGCCTCGTCCGGCGACCGCTTCCAGGCGGGCACGGCGCGGGCGCGGCTGCGGCGGCTGCTGGGGTCGGAGTCCGCGGCGAAGGCGTTCGCCGGGCTGTACATGGGCGAGGAAGCCGATCTGTGA
- a CDS encoding class F sortase, with translation MSTVRRRGHRATGYAVAAALSALLLAGCGGQDAAPPRSLPAGQPPGDGGGQSSDDAAPGGGSGSKAAASMPKSVPQRLSIPSLQVSSTLETLGQQKNGAMETPRDPDKAGWYQPGPTPGSQGPAVIAGHVSWNGKPSVFQKLSSMKRGDTIEVSRQDGKTAKFTVDRIAQYPKNKFPTLEVYKNLDHAGLRLITCGGEYDEGQHYFPDNVVVFASLTGSA, from the coding sequence ATGAGCACCGTACGCCGCCGGGGCCACCGCGCCACCGGCTACGCCGTCGCCGCGGCCCTGTCGGCCCTGCTTCTCGCGGGGTGCGGAGGGCAGGACGCGGCGCCGCCCCGGTCGCTCCCCGCGGGGCAGCCGCCGGGTGACGGTGGCGGGCAGTCGTCCGACGACGCGGCGCCGGGCGGCGGCTCCGGGAGCAAGGCGGCCGCCAGTATGCCGAAGTCGGTTCCGCAGCGGCTCTCCATCCCGTCGCTCCAGGTCTCCTCCACGCTGGAGACACTGGGACAGCAGAAGAACGGTGCCATGGAGACGCCCCGGGACCCCGACAAGGCGGGCTGGTACCAGCCGGGGCCCACGCCCGGCTCCCAGGGACCGGCGGTGATCGCCGGCCATGTCTCCTGGAACGGCAAGCCGTCGGTGTTCCAGAAGCTGTCGTCGATGAAGCGCGGGGACACCATCGAGGTGTCCCGGCAGGACGGGAAGACGGCGAAGTTCACCGTCGACCGCATCGCCCAGTACCCGAAGAACAAGTTCCCCACGCTGGAGGTGTACAAGAACCTCGATCACGCCGGCCTCCGCCTGATCACCTGCGGCGGTGAGTACGACGAGGGGCAGCACTACTTCCCCGACAACGTGGTGGTGTTCGCCAGCCTCACGGGCAGCGCGTAG
- a CDS encoding XRE family transcriptional regulator codes for MTEKGDGFAELPEDAPQPAQARTPTEFTAALRSLRIWSGLTYRQLEDKATANADTLPASTIASTLGRVTLPREGFVDAYTRACGLGAEEVRQWREARRRIAGNAPVSNGAARDDDPATPITGAPAPASVPRWRRVAPLLGAAVIGVAGTLGVSSMMHDASTPAALPEMPVTGLRMLAVGSWAQIHPARTPKLCLTEGRDRTGRYRTAIAAQRSCTNAALPQVFLEPLGKEIVQIQWHHPKYGIGCLTVLSKGPGLDLLEPRDDCADDNRAQQFHIERFGPPATAHFRIRPVITGRCLSLRHQDTQDGAEVVQGRCSGATDQDFLIELTPPPQTAVGRTPSAQ; via the coding sequence ATGACCGAGAAGGGGGACGGCTTCGCCGAGCTACCGGAGGACGCACCACAGCCCGCACAGGCCCGGACGCCTACCGAGTTCACCGCGGCCCTGCGTTCGCTGCGGATCTGGTCCGGACTGACCTACCGGCAGCTTGAAGACAAGGCGACCGCGAACGCCGACACACTCCCGGCCAGCACGATCGCAAGCACTCTCGGCCGCGTCACCCTGCCCCGAGAAGGGTTTGTCGACGCCTATACCCGCGCGTGCGGCCTGGGCGCCGAAGAAGTACGTCAATGGCGCGAGGCACGCCGCCGCATCGCAGGCAACGCACCCGTATCAAACGGCGCTGCGCGCGACGACGATCCCGCCACTCCCATCACCGGCGCGCCTGCCCCGGCGAGCGTCCCGCGGTGGCGCCGGGTGGCCCCCCTGCTCGGTGCCGCAGTCATCGGGGTTGCGGGCACACTCGGCGTCAGCAGCATGATGCACGACGCGTCGACACCAGCCGCCCTGCCCGAGATGCCGGTGACCGGCCTGCGCATGCTGGCCGTGGGCAGTTGGGCACAGATCCACCCTGCCCGGACACCCAAGCTGTGCCTCACAGAAGGCAGGGACCGCACCGGTCGATACCGAACCGCCATCGCTGCCCAACGCTCCTGTACGAATGCCGCCCTGCCTCAGGTGTTCCTCGAACCGCTGGGCAAGGAGATCGTGCAGATCCAGTGGCACCACCCGAAGTACGGCATCGGCTGCCTCACCGTCCTGTCGAAGGGGCCGGGGCTCGACCTGCTTGAGCCCCGCGACGACTGTGCCGACGACAACCGGGCCCAGCAATTCCACATCGAGCGCTTCGGCCCGCCTGCCACCGCCCACTTCCGCATCCGTCCGGTCATCACCGGCCGATGTCTGAGCCTGCGTCACCAAGACACCCAGGACGGAGCGGAAGTTGTCCAGGGCCGCTGCTCCGGCGCCACCGACCAGGACTTCCTGATCGAACTGACCCCGCCCCCGCAAACCGCTGTGGGACGCACCCCGTCGGCACAGTGA
- a CDS encoding MFS transporter has product MSSPATASPPPPAQLKRIVAASLIGTTVEWYDFFLYGSAAALVFNKLFFPGSDPLVGTLLSFLTYAVGFAARPVGALVFGHYGDRLGRKKLLVVSLLLMGGATFAIGLLPTHATVGTAAPVLLTALRLVQGFALGGEWGGAVLLVSEHGDARRRGFWASWPQTGAPAGQLLATGVLSVMTAVLSDAAFVSWGWRVPFLLSGVLVVVGLWVRLSVDESPVFQAALARAEARRAEGAAVEKMPLVAVLRHHWRDVLIAMGARMAENISYYVITAFVLVYATSHTALSQQTALNAVLLASALHFAVIPAWGALSDRIGRRPVYLLGAVGVGVWAFPFFALVDSGRFGPLLLAVSVGLVFHGAMYAPQAAFFAEMFATRMRYSGASIGAQFSSVAAGAPAPLIATALLADYDSPTPIALYVIAAALLTLVAVGVARETRSRDLADMDGGAVPGGGRSADAGTAGPDGGASSAVPSGGA; this is encoded by the coding sequence ATGTCCTCCCCCGCGACCGCCAGCCCACCGCCGCCCGCCCAGCTCAAGCGCATCGTTGCCGCGAGTCTCATCGGCACGACCGTGGAGTGGTACGACTTCTTTCTCTATGGGTCCGCTGCCGCGCTGGTGTTCAACAAGCTGTTCTTTCCCGGGTCGGATCCGCTGGTCGGGACGTTGCTGTCGTTTCTGACGTATGCGGTGGGGTTTGCGGCGCGGCCGGTCGGGGCGTTGGTCTTCGGGCATTACGGGGACCGGCTGGGGCGCAAGAAGTTGCTGGTGGTGAGTCTGCTGCTGATGGGGGGTGCGACGTTCGCGATCGGGTTGTTGCCGACGCATGCGACGGTGGGCACGGCGGCGCCGGTGTTGCTGACCGCGCTGCGGCTGGTGCAGGGGTTCGCGCTGGGCGGGGAGTGGGGCGGCGCGGTGCTGCTGGTGTCGGAGCACGGGGACGCCCGGCGGCGCGGTTTCTGGGCGTCGTGGCCGCAAACCGGCGCGCCTGCGGGGCAGTTGCTGGCCACGGGAGTGCTGTCGGTGATGACGGCGGTGCTGTCGGATGCGGCGTTCGTGTCCTGGGGGTGGCGGGTGCCGTTCCTGCTCTCGGGTGTGCTGGTGGTCGTCGGGCTGTGGGTGCGGCTCTCGGTGGATGAATCGCCCGTTTTCCAGGCCGCGTTGGCGCGTGCCGAGGCCCGGCGGGCGGAGGGTGCCGCGGTGGAGAAGATGCCGTTGGTGGCGGTGCTCAGGCACCACTGGCGGGATGTGCTGATCGCGATGGGGGCGCGGATGGCCGAGAACATCTCGTACTACGTCATCACGGCCTTTGTGCTCGTGTACGCGACCTCGCACACCGCGCTGTCGCAGCAGACCGCGCTGAACGCCGTATTGCTCGCCTCGGCGCTGCACTTCGCGGTGATCCCCGCCTGGGGCGCGCTCTCGGACCGGATCGGGCGCCGGCCGGTCTATCTGCTGGGCGCGGTCGGCGTCGGCGTCTGGGCGTTCCCGTTCTTCGCGCTCGTGGACAGCGGCCGGTTCGGGCCGCTGCTGCTCGCGGTGAGCGTCGGGCTGGTCTTCCACGGTGCGATGTACGCGCCGCAGGCGGCCTTCTTCGCGGAGATGTTCGCGACCCGGATGCGGTACTCGGGCGCCTCGATCGGTGCCCAGTTCTCGTCCGTCGCGGCCGGCGCGCCCGCCCCGCTGATCGCGACCGCGCTGCTCGCCGACTACGACAGCCCGACGCCGATCGCGCTGTACGTCATCGCCGCCGCGCTGCTGACGCTGGTCGCGGTGGGTGTGGCGCGGGAGACCCGGAGCCGGGACCTCGCCGACATGGATGGGGGCGCGGTGCCCGGCGGGGGCCGTTCGGCCGATGCGGGTACGGCCGGTCCGGACGGCGGGGCATCGTCGGCCGTACCGTCCGGAGGGGCCTGA
- a CDS encoding GNAT family N-acetyltransferase, with translation MSWLPDDFVHPVYVPVPDTALHLRPIREADTPLDYPAVMGSRERLWEIFGPAWAWPAETMTYEADRIDLLRHEKEIAAHQSFNYALLDEEETAILGCVYIDPPERTGSDGEVSWWVVDDLVGGEAERALDALVPRWIAADWPFQQPRYLGRDITWQDWLALPPTS, from the coding sequence ATGAGTTGGCTGCCTGACGACTTCGTCCACCCCGTGTACGTGCCCGTGCCCGACACCGCGCTTCACCTGCGGCCGATCCGGGAGGCGGACACCCCGCTCGACTACCCCGCCGTGATGGGCTCCCGTGAGCGCCTGTGGGAGATCTTCGGCCCGGCCTGGGCTTGGCCCGCGGAGACGATGACCTATGAAGCGGACCGCATCGACCTGCTGCGGCACGAGAAGGAGATAGCCGCGCACCAGTCATTCAACTACGCGCTGCTGGACGAGGAGGAGACGGCGATCCTCGGCTGCGTCTACATCGACCCGCCCGAGCGCACCGGCTCCGACGGAGAGGTCTCCTGGTGGGTGGTGGACGACCTCGTCGGCGGCGAGGCGGAACGCGCGCTCGACGCGCTGGTGCCGCGGTGGATCGCCGCCGACTGGCCCTTCCAGCAGCCCCGTTACCTGGGCCGCGACATCACCTGGCAGGACTGGCTCGCGCTGCCGCCTACCTCGTGA
- a CDS encoding S1 family peptidase, whose protein sequence is MAGAALVASAAPPAAAVVGGDRAEIKKYPWTVALTSQDVKEPECAGTLVAPRKVLTASHCVSAATVDGVRVVGGREDLRDTRKGTVRKVTKLWIHPKADTEGHGATYAHDLAVLTLNAPMPYRTLPLATPAQQKLYEEGAPNRVLGWGSTTGRDDDTRVPPLQTALIPNRGDEQCITAYGTLRYRSAYTMCIGYPAGGVSACSGDSGGPVVVRGRLVGVISGGGSCTSRLYPGVAVKSASYYSLLQSQIAG, encoded by the coding sequence ATGGCAGGAGCGGCGCTGGTGGCGTCGGCTGCGCCGCCCGCCGCCGCGGTGGTCGGGGGAGACCGGGCCGAGATCAAGAAATATCCCTGGACCGTGGCGCTGACGTCGCAGGACGTGAAGGAGCCGGAGTGTGCGGGCACGCTCGTCGCGCCGCGCAAGGTGCTGACCGCGTCCCACTGCGTGAGCGCGGCCACCGTCGATGGTGTGCGGGTGGTGGGCGGCCGGGAGGACCTACGGGATACCCGTAAGGGCACCGTGCGCAAGGTGACGAAACTGTGGATCCACCCCAAGGCCGACACCGAGGGGCACGGCGCCACCTACGCGCACGACCTCGCCGTGCTCACCCTCAACGCCCCTATGCCGTACCGCACTCTGCCGCTCGCCACCCCGGCGCAGCAGAAGCTGTACGAGGAAGGCGCGCCCAACCGGGTGCTGGGCTGGGGCTCCACGACGGGCCGCGATGACGACACCCGGGTGCCGCCGTTGCAGACCGCGCTGATCCCCAACCGGGGTGATGAGCAGTGCATCACGGCGTACGGCACCCTTAGGTACCGCTCGGCGTACACGATGTGCATCGGCTATCCGGCGGGCGGCGTCAGTGCGTGCTCCGGTGACAGTGGGGGCCCGGTCGTGGTGCGGGGGCGGCTCGTCGGGGTCATCAGTGGTGGCGGCAGTTGCACCAGCCGTCTCTATCCGGGAGTCGCGGTGAAGTCGGCCTCCTATTACTCGCTCCTCCAGAGCCAGATCGCCGGGTAG
- a CDS encoding 50S ribosomal protein bL37, producing the protein MSSKRRRKKKARRKNGANHGKRPQS; encoded by the coding sequence ATGTCATCGAAGCGCCGTCGTAAGAAGAAGGCACGTCGCAAGAACGGTGCCAACCACGGCAAGCGGCCCCAGTCCTGA